One Synechococcus sp. CC9605 genomic window carries:
- a CDS encoding TIGR03960 family B12-binding radical SAM protein, with protein MTTGVRTSDVVVSSLDHPVDFHALVDSGINKPARYMGHELGVEPRDWQTATVRWALTYPEIYEVGSSNLGHIILYSILNAVPGQLCDRAYLPAADLAGRLRERSQALFAVESRRPLPAFDILGFSLSYELGATNILEMLDLAQVPIRAADRGDLLLNDPAAPPLIFAGGPTATSNPEPYAPFFDFIALGDGEELLPEIGLVVAQAKGDGLTRLQLLRDLAQVPGVYVPSLYATGADGVTLEPLHPHVPARVLRRVATPMPHYAMGLVPHVETVHDRLTVEIRRGCTRGCRFCQPGMLTRPARDVEPEAVIEAVETGMKQTGYSDFSLLSLSCSDYLALPAVGVELRNRLADQNVTLQLPSQRVDRFDEDIAHILGGTRKAGLTFAPEAGTQRLRDIVNKGLTDDDLLHGIRTAMQNGYRKVKLYFMIGLPGETDADVLGIAETCVMLQQRCRDLGRLNLNITISNFTPKPHTPFQWHSVSTAEFERRQALLKEAFRRLRGAKVNFTDVRLSAMEDFVGRSDRRLAPVIEAAWRAGAGMDAWFESLDRTYAAWTGAIADAGLEGHYREMEMGGWSAVAALDREDLEAFCAQPLPWDHIDTGIDKAWLADDLQRALAAAVVPDCSFDGCSSCGVCGPDLGHNVVVSAPEVPTQVPTQAPPSERVCRIRVQFAKTGSMALLSHLDLMRMLERALRRSALPISFTGGFHPLPRIQIALALPLGAEAESEWMDLEFTEALDPNHFCKTLQPLLPEGIQLLAAAEVPVSGKSLSQELKSAVWCFDLVPEAQASMPLDWHAAVDQLLQATSLVWHDTDKKGRPRERDCRPALKALHVTDQNPDGSIRLRLEAAVDEMGRSLRPAQIQHWLAENVGQPLQVQRLAREALLLDAQC; from the coding sequence ATGACCACAGGAGTCAGGACATCCGACGTGGTCGTCTCATCCCTGGATCACCCGGTTGATTTTCATGCCCTGGTGGACAGCGGCATCAACAAACCAGCCCGCTACATGGGGCATGAGTTGGGGGTTGAACCACGGGACTGGCAGACAGCGACCGTTCGCTGGGCGCTCACCTACCCCGAGATTTATGAGGTCGGCTCCAGCAACCTCGGCCACATCATTCTTTATTCAATCCTCAATGCCGTTCCCGGGCAGTTGTGTGATCGCGCTTATCTGCCGGCGGCCGATCTGGCGGGCCGCTTGCGGGAGCGCTCCCAGGCGTTGTTTGCCGTGGAAAGCCGTCGGCCCTTGCCGGCCTTCGACATCCTGGGCTTCAGCCTCAGCTATGAACTGGGCGCCACCAACATCCTTGAGATGTTGGACCTCGCGCAGGTGCCCATCCGCGCCGCTGATCGGGGCGATCTGCTGCTGAATGATCCTGCAGCACCTCCTCTGATTTTTGCTGGCGGTCCTACGGCTACCAGCAATCCAGAGCCCTATGCCCCGTTCTTCGACTTCATCGCCCTGGGTGACGGTGAGGAGCTGTTGCCCGAAATCGGTCTGGTGGTGGCGCAGGCCAAAGGGGATGGATTGACCCGATTGCAACTGCTCCGCGATCTGGCGCAGGTCCCTGGCGTTTATGTGCCTTCTCTTTATGCAACTGGCGCCGATGGGGTCACCCTTGAGCCGCTTCATCCTCATGTCCCGGCGCGGGTTCTTCGGCGTGTGGCAACGCCGATGCCCCACTACGCCATGGGCCTTGTGCCCCATGTGGAAACAGTCCATGACCGTCTCACGGTGGAGATTCGCCGCGGCTGCACCCGGGGTTGTCGCTTCTGCCAGCCCGGGATGTTGACGCGTCCGGCTCGGGATGTGGAACCCGAAGCGGTGATCGAAGCAGTGGAGACCGGCATGAAACAAACCGGTTACAGCGATTTCTCGCTGCTCTCCCTGAGCTGCAGCGACTATCTGGCACTCCCGGCGGTGGGGGTTGAGTTGCGCAACCGCCTTGCCGATCAGAACGTCACACTTCAACTGCCCAGTCAGCGGGTGGATCGCTTCGATGAAGATATTGCTCACATCCTTGGCGGCACGCGGAAAGCGGGTCTCACCTTCGCGCCCGAGGCAGGAACACAGCGCCTCCGCGACATCGTCAACAAGGGCCTCACCGATGACGACCTGCTGCATGGCATCCGCACGGCCATGCAGAACGGCTATCGCAAGGTGAAGCTGTACTTCATGATCGGCCTCCCTGGTGAGACGGATGCCGATGTTCTCGGCATTGCCGAGACCTGCGTGATGCTGCAGCAGCGCTGCCGTGACCTGGGTCGACTGAACCTGAACATCACGATCAGCAATTTCACGCCCAAGCCCCACACCCCTTTTCAGTGGCATAGCGTCTCTACGGCCGAGTTTGAACGCCGCCAGGCCCTGCTCAAGGAGGCCTTCCGGCGTTTGCGCGGCGCGAAGGTGAATTTCACCGATGTGCGGCTGTCGGCCATGGAGGATTTCGTAGGCCGCAGCGATCGGCGCCTTGCTCCGGTGATCGAGGCTGCCTGGCGGGCCGGTGCCGGCATGGATGCCTGGTTCGAGTCGCTGGATCGCACCTACGCCGCCTGGACCGGAGCCATCGCGGATGCTGGCCTGGAGGGGCATTACCGGGAGATGGAGATGGGTGGCTGGAGTGCTGTGGCTGCCCTGGATCGGGAGGACCTGGAAGCGTTCTGTGCTCAGCCGCTCCCCTGGGATCACATCGACACCGGCATCGACAAGGCCTGGCTGGCCGACGATCTGCAACGGGCTTTGGCAGCGGCAGTTGTGCCCGACTGCTCCTTTGATGGCTGCAGCAGTTGTGGGGTCTGCGGCCCGGATCTCGGCCACAACGTGGTGGTTTCCGCTCCCGAGGTGCCAACCCAGGTGCCAACCCAGGCGCCGCCCAGTGAACGGGTCTGCCGCATCCGGGTGCAATTCGCCAAAACGGGATCGATGGCGCTGCTCAGCCATCTTGACCTGATGCGCATGTTGGAGCGGGCCCTGCGTCGTAGTGCTCTTCCGATCAGCTTCACCGGCGGGTTTCATCCCCTGCCGCGGATTCAGATCGCCTTGGCCCTGCCCCTCGGCGCTGAGGCCGAGAGCGAGTGGATGGACCTTGAATTCACTGAGGCCCTGGATCCCAATCACTTCTGCAAGACGCTCCAGCCGTTGTTGCCGGAGGGCATTCAGCTGCTAGCGGCAGCCGAGGTCCCCGTCAGTGGCAAAAGCCTCTCGCAAGAACTGAAGAGCGCTGTTTGGTGTTTTGATCTCGTGCCGGAGGCGCAGGCCTCGATGCCATTGGATTGGCATGCGGCGGTGGATCAGCTCCTGCAGGCCACAAGCTTGGTGTGGCATGACACCGATAAGAAGGGCCGCCCCCGGGAGCGGGATTGCCGCCCCGCGTTGAAGGCGCTGCATGTGACGGATCAGAACCCCGATGGATCCATTCGGCTTCGCTTGGAAGCAGCGGTTGATGAGATGGGCCGAAGCTTGCGCCCTGCTCAGATTCAGCACTGGCTTGCCGAGAACGTTGGCCAGCCCTTGCAGGTGCAACGCTTGGCCCGAGAAGCCCTGCTCCTCGATGCGCAGTGCTAA
- a CDS encoding Rne/Rng family ribonuclease, whose amino-acid sequence MPQQIVIAEQLRIAAVLTDERVDELIVAQGRYQIGDVYLGTVENVLPGIDAAFVNIGESEKNGFIHVTDLGPLRLKKGSAGITELLEPRQKVLVQVMKEPTGTKGPRLTGNLALPGRYLVLQPHGQGVNISRRISSDAERNRLRALGVLIKPPGAGLLIRTEADSISEELLIEDLESLLRQWEAIQQAAETAAPPVLLNRDEDFIHRILRDHMGPDLARVVVEDAAAVGRVSSFLGADASNVLVEAHSEPSELLEHYKVNAAIRDALKPRVDLPSGGYVIIEPTEALTVIDVNSGSFTRSANARETVLWTNCEAAIEIARQLKLRNIGGVIIIDFIDMDSRRDQLQLLEYFTTAVRDDSARPQIAQLSELGLVELTRKRQGQNIYELFGRACPSCGGLGHVAVLPGKDLLQPLATATGLVRSAASARAEVVAPGENGGNGRRRRGGRGRGSQDAVLPLETSDTAAPEVSTQEAQEPATARRQDPEMVAVPMTDEQQQLFGWLGLNPALLLEEPPASDNVVVRVVRPGEDEQEVLEAARQQLAASSGRRRRRGGRGGRSGSRNGASQPTSNSSSETPVVVTSSAPDEAAPLMVEITPLEAVTNLTITEPEPAPISEPAEPEPVAVVEPAEPEEPRRRRRRSSAVATV is encoded by the coding sequence ATGCCCCAGCAAATTGTCATCGCGGAGCAGCTGCGCATCGCAGCAGTGCTAACCGATGAACGCGTTGATGAACTAATCGTCGCGCAGGGTCGTTATCAGATCGGAGATGTCTATTTAGGAACGGTAGAAAATGTTCTGCCAGGCATTGATGCTGCCTTCGTCAATATCGGTGAGAGTGAGAAAAACGGGTTCATTCATGTCACCGATCTTGGGCCGCTGCGTCTGAAGAAAGGTTCGGCTGGGATCACTGAACTTCTGGAGCCTCGCCAAAAGGTTCTGGTTCAGGTGATGAAAGAACCGACCGGCACCAAAGGCCCACGGTTGACGGGAAATCTGGCTCTGCCAGGTCGCTACCTGGTGCTTCAGCCCCATGGCCAGGGAGTCAATATCTCCCGGCGCATCAGTTCCGATGCAGAACGGAACCGTCTGCGTGCACTGGGTGTTCTGATCAAGCCGCCTGGAGCTGGTCTGCTGATCCGTACGGAAGCCGACAGCATCAGCGAAGAATTATTGATTGAGGATCTGGAATCCTTGCTACGCCAGTGGGAGGCGATTCAGCAAGCCGCTGAAACGGCTGCACCGCCGGTGCTGCTCAACCGCGACGAAGACTTCATCCATCGGATTCTGCGGGACCACATGGGCCCGGATCTGGCCCGGGTTGTGGTGGAAGATGCCGCCGCTGTGGGTCGTGTCAGCAGTTTCCTCGGTGCTGATGCCAGCAATGTGCTGGTGGAAGCGCACAGTGAACCCAGCGAGTTGCTGGAGCACTACAAGGTCAATGCAGCTATCCGCGATGCGCTGAAGCCACGGGTTGATCTGCCGTCCGGTGGCTACGTGATCATCGAGCCCACCGAAGCGCTCACTGTGATCGATGTGAACTCGGGCTCGTTCACACGGTCGGCCAATGCGCGCGAAACTGTGCTGTGGACCAACTGTGAGGCGGCGATCGAAATCGCTCGCCAGCTCAAGCTTCGCAACATCGGTGGGGTAATCATCATCGACTTCATCGATATGGATTCCCGCCGTGATCAGCTCCAGCTGCTGGAGTATTTCACGACAGCTGTCCGTGACGACTCAGCCCGCCCGCAGATCGCACAGCTCAGCGAACTGGGCCTGGTGGAACTCACCCGCAAGCGACAAGGGCAGAACATCTATGAACTGTTCGGTCGGGCCTGCCCCAGCTGTGGTGGTTTGGGCCATGTGGCCGTTCTCCCCGGCAAAGACCTGCTTCAACCTCTGGCGACGGCCACGGGATTGGTGCGTTCGGCGGCCTCTGCCCGCGCCGAAGTTGTTGCGCCAGGAGAGAACGGTGGCAATGGCCGTCGGCGGCGCGGTGGTCGAGGGCGCGGCAGTCAGGATGCCGTCCTTCCGCTAGAGACGTCCGACACCGCTGCCCCTGAGGTCTCCACCCAAGAGGCTCAGGAGCCCGCGACTGCCCGTCGTCAGGATCCTGAAATGGTTGCCGTCCCGATGACGGACGAGCAACAGCAGTTGTTTGGTTGGCTGGGGTTGAACCCTGCCCTGTTGCTGGAGGAGCCCCCTGCATCCGACAACGTCGTTGTCAGGGTTGTGCGTCCTGGTGAGGATGAGCAGGAGGTGCTTGAGGCGGCGCGTCAGCAATTGGCGGCCAGTTCCGGAAGGCGACGTCGTCGCGGCGGACGGGGTGGTCGTTCTGGCTCACGCAATGGGGCGAGTCAGCCCACATCGAACTCTTCTTCTGAGACGCCTGTTGTCGTGACCTCATCCGCCCCGGATGAGGCGGCTCCCTTGATGGTTGAGATCACCCCCTTGGAGGCGGTGACCAATCTGACGATCACCGAACCAGAACCGGCTCCCATCAGCGAACCGGCTGAGCCCGAGCCTGTGGCCGTGGTGGAACCAGCTGAGCCTGAGGAGCCTCGCCGTCGCCGTCGCCGCTCTTCTGCTGTCGCCACGGTCTGA
- a CDS encoding ribonuclease HII produces the protein MTAQESLPLGRDVAGVDEVGRGCLFGPVFAAAVVLEGSAAECLLKAGLTDSKKLSAKRRAALVPLIQSLCVASALGQASAREIDACGIRVATERAMLRALQRLPQSPGLVLVDGNLPLRLWHGPQRTVIAGDSRSAAIAAASVLAKEARDALIRRLSARFPGYGLERHAGYGTAQHRQSLIDSGPTPLHRHTFLKRLLG, from the coding sequence ATGACCGCGCAGGAGTCCCTCCCTCTCGGGAGGGACGTGGCCGGTGTGGATGAAGTCGGTCGCGGTTGTTTGTTCGGTCCTGTGTTTGCGGCCGCTGTGGTGCTCGAGGGCTCAGCGGCCGAATGCCTGTTGAAGGCAGGGTTGACCGACAGCAAAAAACTCTCGGCCAAGCGTCGGGCTGCCCTGGTTCCCTTGATTCAGTCGCTGTGTGTGGCGTCCGCTTTGGGCCAGGCGTCAGCGAGAGAAATTGACGCCTGCGGCATCCGCGTTGCCACGGAACGCGCCATGTTGCGGGCTCTGCAGCGACTGCCCCAGAGCCCTGGGCTTGTGCTGGTGGATGGCAATCTTCCCCTTCGGCTGTGGCACGGCCCGCAGCGCACAGTGATCGCAGGGGATAGCCGTTCAGCGGCCATTGCTGCGGCCAGTGTTCTGGCCAAGGAAGCCAGGGATGCACTCATCCGGCGCTTGTCGGCTCGCTTCCCTGGTTATGGACTCGAACGCCATGCGGGCTATGGCACGGCACAGCATCGTCAGAGCCTGATCGACTCAGGCCCCACGCCCCTGCATCGGCACACGTTCTTGAAGCGTCTGCTCGGTTGA
- a CDS encoding DUF1997 domain-containing protein, which produces MPRQVKSMPLAFEASQKLDLPVRTGAERLPTYLLEEERVLGALLDAKQLTRLQPGRYRYVVTSLQVFQLQVKPVVSLQIHMEGDTLVMQALDCELEGLGIVDDFALNLEARLTSTPGGLQGHAHLSVSVSQPSLLKLIPKRVLESTGESILSGILIGIKARVGRQLIDDYRCWCRETEEQRSTEQTLQERVPMQGRGA; this is translated from the coding sequence ATGCCGCGTCAGGTGAAGTCCATGCCCCTGGCCTTCGAAGCCAGTCAAAAGCTTGATCTGCCTGTCAGAACCGGAGCAGAGCGGTTGCCCACCTACCTGCTGGAGGAGGAGCGCGTCCTCGGGGCCCTTCTGGACGCCAAACAGCTCACCCGCCTGCAGCCAGGGCGTTACCGCTACGTGGTGACCAGCCTGCAGGTCTTTCAACTCCAAGTGAAACCCGTGGTGTCCCTCCAGATCCATATGGAAGGCGACACGTTGGTGATGCAGGCCCTCGACTGCGAACTGGAGGGTCTGGGAATCGTTGACGACTTCGCCCTGAACCTGGAAGCACGGCTCACCTCCACACCTGGCGGGCTGCAGGGGCATGCCCATCTGTCAGTGAGCGTCAGCCAGCCATCGCTGCTCAAGCTGATCCCCAAACGGGTGTTGGAATCGACGGGCGAATCAATCCTGAGTGGCATCCTCATCGGCATCAAAGCCCGGGTTGGCCGGCAGCTGATCGACGACTACCGCTGCTGGTGCCGGGAAACAGAGGAGCAACGCTCAACCGAGCAGACGCTTCAAGAACGTGTGCCGATGCAGGGGCGTGGGGCCTGA
- the pheA gene encoding prephenate dehydratase, which yields MPTRLAFLGPAGTYGEQAARVLIEQDALEDVQLVPCVGLRSVVEQLAGGECDAAVVPIENSVEGGVTATLDALWSHPELCIRRALVLPIQHALLGSGPLSRVTEVLSHPQALAQCSGWLAQHLPDALQLPTSSTAEAARMVAGSPFRAAIASQSAAREHGLDELAFPVNDVAGNRTRFLLLCRGQRSEHGDVASLAFSLHRNAPGALLEALACLAERGLNMSRIESRPSKRELGEYVFFVDVDLPPDPSTALQDLIAQLQPLCEHLAHFGAYPSSDLSGS from the coding sequence ATGCCTACACGTCTCGCATTCCTTGGCCCAGCCGGGACATATGGCGAGCAGGCCGCCCGGGTGCTGATCGAACAGGACGCTCTCGAGGATGTTCAGCTGGTGCCCTGCGTTGGGCTTCGATCGGTTGTGGAACAGCTGGCGGGGGGGGAGTGTGATGCAGCCGTTGTCCCGATTGAGAACTCGGTTGAGGGGGGGGTGACAGCGACCCTCGATGCTCTGTGGTCCCACCCCGAGCTTTGTATTCGCAGGGCTTTGGTGCTGCCGATTCAGCACGCTCTGCTTGGCAGTGGGCCACTTAGCAGAGTCACGGAAGTGCTCTCTCACCCGCAGGCCCTGGCGCAGTGCAGTGGATGGTTGGCCCAGCATCTGCCCGATGCCTTGCAACTGCCCACCTCATCCACGGCTGAAGCAGCTCGCATGGTGGCGGGCAGTCCCTTTCGTGCTGCGATCGCTTCCCAGTCCGCCGCCCGGGAACACGGGTTGGATGAGCTGGCGTTTCCTGTGAACGATGTTGCGGGCAATCGCACCCGTTTTCTGCTGTTGTGTCGTGGGCAGCGCAGTGAACATGGCGATGTGGCCAGCTTGGCGTTCTCGCTGCATCGCAATGCGCCGGGGGCCTTGCTGGAGGCACTGGCCTGTTTGGCTGAGCGGGGCCTGAACATGAGTCGGATTGAATCGCGACCGTCCAAACGGGAGCTGGGGGAATACGTCTTTTTTGTGGATGTGGATCTTCCTCCGGATCCGTCAACGGCCCTGCAGGATCTGATTGCCCAGTTGCAGCCTCTGTGTGAGCATCTGGCCCATTTCGGTGCCTACCCCAGCAGCGATTTGAGTGGCTCTTGA
- a CDS encoding methyltransferase domain-containing protein: protein MLGSLLMVAGAVGTTGVALWLRRDRRYESSESVASAYDAWTEDRLLEQLWGEHVHLGHYGTPPGSFDFREAKEAFVHELVRWSGLDQLPAGSRVLDVGCGIGGSARILARDYGLDVLGISISPAQVERATQLTPSGLSCRFQVMDALDLQLPDQSFDAVWSVEAGPHMPNKQRYADELLRAMRPGGLLAVADWNRRDPSDGGMTRTERWVMRQLLNQWAHPEFASIKGFRQNLDNSVHHRGEIVTGDWTQATLPSWIDSIIEGIRRPWAVVSLGPKAVLQGLRETPTLLLMHWAFATGLMQFGVFRISKD from the coding sequence ATGTTGGGATCTCTGTTAATGGTGGCCGGCGCCGTTGGAACCACCGGAGTTGCGCTATGGCTTCGCCGCGACCGGCGCTACGAATCGTCGGAGAGTGTCGCCTCCGCCTACGACGCCTGGACGGAAGACCGTTTGCTGGAGCAGCTCTGGGGAGAGCATGTCCATCTCGGCCATTACGGGACCCCGCCGGGCTCCTTCGACTTCCGCGAAGCCAAGGAAGCCTTCGTCCACGAGCTGGTGCGCTGGAGCGGTCTGGACCAACTCCCCGCTGGCAGCCGGGTGCTGGATGTGGGATGCGGCATCGGTGGCAGCGCCCGAATACTGGCGCGGGATTACGGATTGGACGTTCTCGGCATCAGCATCAGCCCAGCCCAGGTGGAACGAGCCACACAACTCACCCCATCAGGCCTGAGCTGCCGCTTCCAGGTAATGGACGCCTTGGATCTTCAACTGCCCGACCAGAGCTTTGATGCGGTCTGGAGTGTGGAGGCCGGTCCCCACATGCCGAACAAACAGCGTTATGCCGATGAGCTGCTGCGGGCGATGCGACCGGGGGGTCTGCTAGCTGTGGCCGACTGGAACCGCCGAGACCCCTCTGACGGCGGCATGACGAGAACCGAACGCTGGGTGATGCGTCAGCTGCTCAACCAGTGGGCCCACCCTGAATTCGCCAGCATCAAGGGGTTCCGCCAGAACCTCGACAACAGCGTCCACCACCGTGGCGAGATCGTCACCGGCGATTGGACCCAGGCCACGCTCCCCTCATGGATTGACTCGATCATCGAGGGCATCCGACGCCCCTGGGCCGTGGTCAGCCTGGGGCCGAAAGCTGTCCTGCAAGGCCTGAGAGAAACGCCGACGTTGCTGCTGATGCACTGGGCCTTCGCCACCGGGCTGATGCAATTCGGCGTCTTCCGAATCAGCAAAGACTGA
- a CDS encoding LON peptidase substrate-binding domain-containing protein, whose translation MSDFSVRELPLFPLPDVVLFPQQLLPLHIFESRYRMLLQTVLETDKRFGIVRINPENGEMAEIGCCAEVLQHQTTEDGRSYIVSLGQQRFRLLNITRETPYRTGMVSWLEDEPVADTDQLNSLRDKVSEALNDVVQLTSKLQNREVELPEDLPDLPRELSFWISAHLDQAASEQQSLLELTDTHERLSQQFEMLDHTRRQLAARTVLMDLK comes from the coding sequence GTGTCCGATTTTTCTGTGAGGGAGCTTCCCCTGTTCCCCCTGCCGGACGTCGTGTTGTTCCCGCAGCAGCTCCTGCCGCTGCACATTTTTGAATCGCGTTATCGGATGCTTCTCCAGACGGTTCTGGAGACCGACAAGCGATTCGGCATCGTTCGCATCAACCCTGAGAACGGCGAAATGGCCGAAATCGGTTGCTGCGCTGAGGTGCTTCAGCATCAAACAACAGAAGACGGGCGCAGCTACATCGTTTCGTTGGGCCAACAGCGGTTCCGGCTGCTCAACATCACACGGGAAACGCCCTACCGAACAGGGATGGTGAGCTGGCTGGAGGATGAGCCCGTGGCCGACACTGACCAGCTCAACAGCCTGCGGGACAAGGTGAGCGAAGCCTTGAATGACGTCGTTCAACTGACCAGCAAGCTGCAGAACCGAGAGGTGGAACTGCCCGAAGATCTGCCTGATCTGCCGCGGGAACTGTCCTTCTGGATCAGCGCCCATCTGGATCAGGCCGCTTCAGAGCAACAGAGTCTTCTGGAACTAACCGACACCCACGAGCGGTTGAGCCAGCAATTTGAAATGTTGGATCACACCCGACGCCAACTGGCGGCCCGCACTGTGTTGATGGATCTGAAGTGA
- the rpsJ gene encoding 30S ribosomal protein S10: MSTAIAQQKIRIRLKAFDRRMLDLSCEKIIETADNTAATAIGPIPLPTKRKIYCVLRSPHVDKDSREHFETRTHRRIIDIYSPSAKTIDALMKLDLPSGVDIEVKL, from the coding sequence ATGTCCACTGCCATCGCTCAGCAGAAGATCCGCATCCGCCTGAAGGCGTTTGACCGTCGCATGCTCGATCTTTCTTGCGAAAAAATCATAGAAACGGCCGATAACACCGCTGCAACCGCGATCGGTCCGATTCCCCTGCCCACGAAACGCAAGATCTACTGCGTTCTGCGCTCTCCCCACGTGGACAAGGATTCCCGCGAGCACTTCGAGACCCGTACCCACCGTCGCATCATCGACATCTACAGCCCGTCGGCTAAAACCATCGACGCGCTGATGAAGCTTGATCTCCCCAGTGGTGTGGACATCGAAGTGAAGCTCTGA
- the tuf gene encoding elongation factor Tu: MAREKFERNKPHVNIGTIGHVDHGKTTLTAAITNVLAKKGQAEVQNYADIDGAPEERERGITINTAHVEYETETRHYAHVDCPGHADYVKNMITGAAQMDGAILVCAATDGPMAQTKEHILLAKQVGVPALVVALNKCDMVDDEEIIELVEMEIRELLSSYDFPGDDIPVVQVSGLKAIEGEAEWEAKIEELMAAVDSSIPEPEREVDKPFLMAVEDVFSITGRGTVATGRIERGIVKVGEEIEIVGIKDTRKTTVTGVEMFRKLLDEGMAGDNVGLLLRGIQKEDIERGMVLVKPGSITPHTKFEGQVYVLKKEEGGRHTPFFAGYRPQFYIRTTDVTGQITAFTAEDGSNVEMVMPGDNIQMTGELICPVAIEQGMRFAIREGGRTIGAGVVSKIIE; this comes from the coding sequence ATGGCACGCGAGAAGTTCGAAAGGAACAAGCCCCACGTCAACATCGGCACCATCGGCCACGTTGACCACGGCAAGACCACCCTCACCGCTGCGATCACCAACGTGCTCGCCAAGAAGGGTCAGGCTGAAGTGCAGAACTACGCCGACATCGACGGCGCCCCTGAAGAGCGTGAGCGCGGCATCACCATCAACACCGCTCACGTTGAGTACGAGACCGAGACCCGTCACTACGCCCACGTGGACTGCCCTGGCCACGCGGACTATGTGAAGAACATGATCACCGGTGCCGCTCAGATGGACGGCGCCATCCTGGTGTGTGCCGCCACCGACGGCCCGATGGCCCAGACCAAGGAGCACATCCTGCTGGCCAAGCAGGTGGGCGTTCCCGCTCTGGTGGTTGCACTGAACAAGTGCGACATGGTCGATGACGAAGAGATCATCGAACTGGTGGAGATGGAGATACGCGAACTGCTCTCCAGCTACGACTTCCCCGGCGACGACATCCCCGTGGTTCAGGTCTCCGGCCTGAAGGCCATCGAGGGCGAGGCTGAGTGGGAAGCCAAGATCGAGGAACTGATGGCGGCTGTTGACTCCAGCATTCCTGAGCCTGAGCGGGAAGTTGACAAGCCCTTCCTGATGGCTGTGGAAGACGTCTTCTCCATCACCGGTCGCGGCACCGTGGCCACAGGCCGTATCGAGCGCGGAATAGTCAAGGTCGGCGAAGAAATCGAAATTGTCGGTATCAAGGACACCCGCAAGACCACCGTCACCGGTGTGGAAATGTTCCGCAAGCTGCTCGATGAGGGCATGGCTGGCGACAACGTTGGTCTGCTGCTTCGCGGCATCCAGAAGGAAGACATCGAGCGCGGCATGGTGCTCGTGAAGCCCGGTTCCATCACCCCTCACACCAAGTTTGAGGGTCAGGTGTACGTGCTCAAGAAGGAAGAAGGCGGCCGCCACACTCCTTTCTTCGCTGGCTACCGCCCGCAGTTCTACATCCGTACAACGGACGTGACAGGCCAAATCACTGCCTTCACCGCGGAAGACGGTTCCAACGTGGAAATGGTGATGCCTGGTGACAACATCCAGATGACCGGTGAGCTGATCTGCCCCGTCGCCATCGAGCAGGGCATGCGCTTCGCCATCCGCGAAGGCGGCCGCACCATCGGTGCTGGCGTGGTCTCCAAGATCATTGAGTGA